The following proteins come from a genomic window of Zonotrichia leucophrys gambelii isolate GWCS_2022_RI chromosome 4, RI_Zleu_2.0, whole genome shotgun sequence:
- the NUP54 gene encoding nucleoporin p54 isoform X1 produces the protein MVMEKCFSFSLLGPAFHSELMLPCSFSASRSSGFGGLETANSTASGFNFGGFGLTANPAVNFNIGNFGVSTTSTPAFNFGNSLASAGAFGGFGTTTTSAAPAFSFSAPTNTGTGGLFGGTQNKGFGFGTSFGTGTGTGLGSGLGTGLGFGGFGTQQQQQQQQQTTLGTGLFNQPAQTPAQSNQLINTASALSAPTLLGDERDAILAKWNQLQAFWGTGKGYFNNNIAPVEFTQENPFCRFKAVGYSLMPNNKDEDGLVVLVFNRKEADIRSQQQQLVESLHKILGGNQTLTVNVEGVKTMPDDQTEVIIYIVERSPNGTSRRVPATTLYAHFEQANIKSSLQQLGVSLSMARTELSPAQVKQLLQNPPAGVDPIIWEQAKVDNPDPDKLIPVPMVGFKELLRRLKVQDQMTKQHQTRLDIISEDISELQKNQTTTMAKIAQYKRKLMALSHRTLQVLIKQEIQRKSGYAIQADEEQLRVQLDTIQCELNAPTQFKGRLNELMSQIRMQNHFGAVRAEERYYIDADLLREIKQHLKQQQEGLSHLISIIKDDLEDIKLIEHGLNESIPIRGGVFS, from the exons ATGGTGATGGAAAAATGCTTCAGCTTTTCTCTCCTGGGACCTGCCTTTCACTCAGAACTAATGTTGCcttgctctttttctgcttCCCGCTCGTCAGGATTTGGTGGGCTTGAAACTGCAAACTCCACTGCCAGTGGGtttaattttgggggtttcGGATTAACTGCTAATCCCGCGGTGAATTTTAATATTGGGAATTTCGGTGTTTCCACTACCTCAACTCCAGCTTTCAATTTTGGTAACAGTCTGGCAAGCGCAG GTGCCTTCGGAGGCTTTGGGACCACCACCACCAGCGCGGCACCGGCGTTCAGCTTCTCTGCTCCCACCAACACTGGCACCGGCG GACTCTTTGGTGGTACCCAGAACAAAGGCTTTGGATTTGGTACCAGTTTTGGCACAGGAACTGGAACTGGCTTGGGCAGTGGGTTGGGAACTGGGCTAGGCTTTGGAGGCTTTggaacccagcagcagcagcagcagcagcagcagacca CATTAGGCACTGGGTTGTTCAACCAGCCTGCCCAGACCCCCGCTCAGTCCAACCAGCTCATCAACACAGCCAGCGCCCTCTCGGCCCCGACACTGCTGGGAGATGAGAGGGATGCCATTCTGGCCAAATGGAACCAGCTCCAGGCCTTCTGGGGCACGGGCAAAGGGTACTTCAACAACAACATCGCTCCGGTGGAGTTCACGCAGGAAAACCCCTTCTGCAGGTTTAAG GCTGTGGGTTACAGTTTAATGCCCAACAACAAAGATGAAGATGGCCTCGTGGTCCTGGTGTTTAACAGAAAAGAAGCAGATATTcgaagccagcagcagcagctcgtAGAATCGCTACAcaaaattttgggaggaaaccAGACCCTCACTGTCAATGTCGAAGGTGTTAAAACAATGCCTGATGACCA GACAGAAGTGATCATTTACATTGTGGAGCGCTCCCCCAACGGCACCTCCAGGAGAGTTCCTGCAACGACCCTCTATGCCCACTTCGAGCAAGCCAACATCAAatcatccctgcagcagctgggggtcAGCCTGTCCAtggccaggacagagctgtccccagcacaagtcaagcagctcctgcagaacccTCCTGCCG gtgttGATCCTATTATATGGGAACAAGCCAAAGTTGATAATCCTGATCCTGATAA GCTTATTCCTGTGCCAATGGTGGGTTTCAAGGAACTGCTGAGAAGATTGAAGGTCCAGGATCAGATGACCAAACAGCATCAAACTCGATTAGAT ATAATATCAGAAGATATCAGTGAGCTGCAGAAAAACCAAACGACGACTATGGCAAAAATTGCACAATACAAAAGGAAACTGATGGCGCTTTCACACAGAACCTTGCAG GTGCTAATAAAGCAGGAGATCCAAAGGAAAAGTGGTTATGCCATTCAGGCAGATGAGGAGCAGCTTCGTGTACAGTTGGATACAATTCAGTGTGAACTTAACGCACCCACGCAGTTCAAG GGCAGACTGAATGAGCTCATGTCCCAGATCAGGATGCAAAACCACTTTGGAGCAGTGCGGGCTGAAGAGCGCTATTACATAGATGCAGACCTCTTAAGGGAAATCAAGCAA CacctgaagcagcagcaagaagGGCTGAGTCACCTAATCAGCATCATCAAAGATGATTTGGAGGACATCAAGCTAATAGAACACGGGTTAAACGAGAGCATTCCCATCCGAGGGGGAGTCTTCAGTTGA
- the NUP54 gene encoding nucleoporin p54 isoform X2, which produces MAFNFSATAGAGAANPTGFGGLETANSTASGFNFGGFGLTANPAVNFNIGNFGVSTTSTPAFNFGNSLASAAGAFGGFGTTTTSAAPAFSFSAPTNTGTGGLFGGTQNKGFGFGTSFGTGTGTGLGSGLGTGLGFGGFGTQQQQQQQQQTTLGTGLFNQPAQTPAQSNQLINTASALSAPTLLGDERDAILAKWNQLQAFWGTGKGYFNNNIAPVEFTQENPFCRFKAVGYSLMPNNKDEDGLVVLVFNRKEADIRSQQQQLVESLHKILGGNQTLTVNVEGVKTMPDDQTEVIIYIVERSPNGTSRRVPATTLYAHFEQANIKSSLQQLGVSLSMARTELSPAQVKQLLQNPPAGVDPIIWEQAKVDNPDPDKLIPVPMVGFKELLRRLKVQDQMTKQHQTRLDIISEDISELQKNQTTTMAKIAQYKRKLMALSHRTLQVLIKQEIQRKSGYAIQADEEQLRVQLDTIQCELNAPTQFKGRLNELMSQIRMQNHFGAVRAEERYYIDADLLREIKQHLKQQQEGLSHLISIIKDDLEDIKLIEHGLNESIPIRGGVFS; this is translated from the exons ATGGCCTTCAACTTCAGCGCCACGGCGGGAGCCGGGGCCGCCAACCCGACCG GATTTGGTGGGCTTGAAACTGCAAACTCCACTGCCAGTGGGtttaattttgggggtttcGGATTAACTGCTAATCCCGCGGTGAATTTTAATATTGGGAATTTCGGTGTTTCCACTACCTCAACTCCAGCTTTCAATTTTGGTAACAGTCTGGCAAGCGCAG CAGGTGCCTTCGGAGGCTTTGGGACCACCACCACCAGCGCGGCACCGGCGTTCAGCTTCTCTGCTCCCACCAACACTGGCACCGGCG GACTCTTTGGTGGTACCCAGAACAAAGGCTTTGGATTTGGTACCAGTTTTGGCACAGGAACTGGAACTGGCTTGGGCAGTGGGTTGGGAACTGGGCTAGGCTTTGGAGGCTTTggaacccagcagcagcagcagcagcagcagcagacca CATTAGGCACTGGGTTGTTCAACCAGCCTGCCCAGACCCCCGCTCAGTCCAACCAGCTCATCAACACAGCCAGCGCCCTCTCGGCCCCGACACTGCTGGGAGATGAGAGGGATGCCATTCTGGCCAAATGGAACCAGCTCCAGGCCTTCTGGGGCACGGGCAAAGGGTACTTCAACAACAACATCGCTCCGGTGGAGTTCACGCAGGAAAACCCCTTCTGCAGGTTTAAG GCTGTGGGTTACAGTTTAATGCCCAACAACAAAGATGAAGATGGCCTCGTGGTCCTGGTGTTTAACAGAAAAGAAGCAGATATTcgaagccagcagcagcagctcgtAGAATCGCTACAcaaaattttgggaggaaaccAGACCCTCACTGTCAATGTCGAAGGTGTTAAAACAATGCCTGATGACCA GACAGAAGTGATCATTTACATTGTGGAGCGCTCCCCCAACGGCACCTCCAGGAGAGTTCCTGCAACGACCCTCTATGCCCACTTCGAGCAAGCCAACATCAAatcatccctgcagcagctgggggtcAGCCTGTCCAtggccaggacagagctgtccccagcacaagtcaagcagctcctgcagaacccTCCTGCCG gtgttGATCCTATTATATGGGAACAAGCCAAAGTTGATAATCCTGATCCTGATAA GCTTATTCCTGTGCCAATGGTGGGTTTCAAGGAACTGCTGAGAAGATTGAAGGTCCAGGATCAGATGACCAAACAGCATCAAACTCGATTAGAT ATAATATCAGAAGATATCAGTGAGCTGCAGAAAAACCAAACGACGACTATGGCAAAAATTGCACAATACAAAAGGAAACTGATGGCGCTTTCACACAGAACCTTGCAG GTGCTAATAAAGCAGGAGATCCAAAGGAAAAGTGGTTATGCCATTCAGGCAGATGAGGAGCAGCTTCGTGTACAGTTGGATACAATTCAGTGTGAACTTAACGCACCCACGCAGTTCAAG GGCAGACTGAATGAGCTCATGTCCCAGATCAGGATGCAAAACCACTTTGGAGCAGTGCGGGCTGAAGAGCGCTATTACATAGATGCAGACCTCTTAAGGGAAATCAAGCAA CacctgaagcagcagcaagaagGGCTGAGTCACCTAATCAGCATCATCAAAGATGATTTGGAGGACATCAAGCTAATAGAACACGGGTTAAACGAGAGCATTCCCATCCGAGGGGGAGTCTTCAGTTGA
- the NUP54 gene encoding nucleoporin p54 isoform X5 has translation MAFNFSATAGAGAANPTGAFGGFGTTTTSAAPAFSFSAPTNTGTGGLFGGTQNKGFGFGTSFGTGTGTGLGSGLGTGLGFGGFGTQQQQQQQQQTTLGTGLFNQPAQTPAQSNQLINTASALSAPTLLGDERDAILAKWNQLQAFWGTGKGYFNNNIAPVEFTQENPFCRFKAVGYSLMPNNKDEDGLVVLVFNRKEADIRSQQQQLVESLHKILGGNQTLTVNVEGVKTMPDDQTEVIIYIVERSPNGTSRRVPATTLYAHFEQANIKSSLQQLGVSLSMARTELSPAQVKQLLQNPPAGVDPIIWEQAKVDNPDPDKLIPVPMVGFKELLRRLKVQDQMTKQHQTRLDIISEDISELQKNQTTTMAKIAQYKRKLMALSHRTLQVLIKQEIQRKSGYAIQADEEQLRVQLDTIQCELNAPTQFKGRLNELMSQIRMQNHFGAVRAEERYYIDADLLREIKQHLKQQQEGLSHLISIIKDDLEDIKLIEHGLNESIPIRGGVFS, from the exons ATGGCCTTCAACTTCAGCGCCACGGCGGGAGCCGGGGCCGCCAACCCGACCG GTGCCTTCGGAGGCTTTGGGACCACCACCACCAGCGCGGCACCGGCGTTCAGCTTCTCTGCTCCCACCAACACTGGCACCGGCG GACTCTTTGGTGGTACCCAGAACAAAGGCTTTGGATTTGGTACCAGTTTTGGCACAGGAACTGGAACTGGCTTGGGCAGTGGGTTGGGAACTGGGCTAGGCTTTGGAGGCTTTggaacccagcagcagcagcagcagcagcagcagacca CATTAGGCACTGGGTTGTTCAACCAGCCTGCCCAGACCCCCGCTCAGTCCAACCAGCTCATCAACACAGCCAGCGCCCTCTCGGCCCCGACACTGCTGGGAGATGAGAGGGATGCCATTCTGGCCAAATGGAACCAGCTCCAGGCCTTCTGGGGCACGGGCAAAGGGTACTTCAACAACAACATCGCTCCGGTGGAGTTCACGCAGGAAAACCCCTTCTGCAGGTTTAAG GCTGTGGGTTACAGTTTAATGCCCAACAACAAAGATGAAGATGGCCTCGTGGTCCTGGTGTTTAACAGAAAAGAAGCAGATATTcgaagccagcagcagcagctcgtAGAATCGCTACAcaaaattttgggaggaaaccAGACCCTCACTGTCAATGTCGAAGGTGTTAAAACAATGCCTGATGACCA GACAGAAGTGATCATTTACATTGTGGAGCGCTCCCCCAACGGCACCTCCAGGAGAGTTCCTGCAACGACCCTCTATGCCCACTTCGAGCAAGCCAACATCAAatcatccctgcagcagctgggggtcAGCCTGTCCAtggccaggacagagctgtccccagcacaagtcaagcagctcctgcagaacccTCCTGCCG gtgttGATCCTATTATATGGGAACAAGCCAAAGTTGATAATCCTGATCCTGATAA GCTTATTCCTGTGCCAATGGTGGGTTTCAAGGAACTGCTGAGAAGATTGAAGGTCCAGGATCAGATGACCAAACAGCATCAAACTCGATTAGAT ATAATATCAGAAGATATCAGTGAGCTGCAGAAAAACCAAACGACGACTATGGCAAAAATTGCACAATACAAAAGGAAACTGATGGCGCTTTCACACAGAACCTTGCAG GTGCTAATAAAGCAGGAGATCCAAAGGAAAAGTGGTTATGCCATTCAGGCAGATGAGGAGCAGCTTCGTGTACAGTTGGATACAATTCAGTGTGAACTTAACGCACCCACGCAGTTCAAG GGCAGACTGAATGAGCTCATGTCCCAGATCAGGATGCAAAACCACTTTGGAGCAGTGCGGGCTGAAGAGCGCTATTACATAGATGCAGACCTCTTAAGGGAAATCAAGCAA CacctgaagcagcagcaagaagGGCTGAGTCACCTAATCAGCATCATCAAAGATGATTTGGAGGACATCAAGCTAATAGAACACGGGTTAAACGAGAGCATTCCCATCCGAGGGGGAGTCTTCAGTTGA
- the NUP54 gene encoding nucleoporin p54 isoform X3, with amino-acid sequence MAFNFSATAGAGAANPTGFGGLETANSTASGFNFGGFGLTANPAVNFNIGNFGVSTTSTPAFNFGNSLASAGAFGGFGTTTTSAAPAFSFSAPTNTGTGGLFGGTQNKGFGFGTSFGTGTGTGLGSGLGTGLGFGGFGTQQQQQQQQQTTLGTGLFNQPAQTPAQSNQLINTASALSAPTLLGDERDAILAKWNQLQAFWGTGKGYFNNNIAPVEFTQENPFCRFKAVGYSLMPNNKDEDGLVVLVFNRKEADIRSQQQQLVESLHKILGGNQTLTVNVEGVKTMPDDQTEVIIYIVERSPNGTSRRVPATTLYAHFEQANIKSSLQQLGVSLSMARTELSPAQVKQLLQNPPAGVDPIIWEQAKVDNPDPDKLIPVPMVGFKELLRRLKVQDQMTKQHQTRLDIISEDISELQKNQTTTMAKIAQYKRKLMALSHRTLQVLIKQEIQRKSGYAIQADEEQLRVQLDTIQCELNAPTQFKGRLNELMSQIRMQNHFGAVRAEERYYIDADLLREIKQHLKQQQEGLSHLISIIKDDLEDIKLIEHGLNESIPIRGGVFS; translated from the exons ATGGCCTTCAACTTCAGCGCCACGGCGGGAGCCGGGGCCGCCAACCCGACCG GATTTGGTGGGCTTGAAACTGCAAACTCCACTGCCAGTGGGtttaattttgggggtttcGGATTAACTGCTAATCCCGCGGTGAATTTTAATATTGGGAATTTCGGTGTTTCCACTACCTCAACTCCAGCTTTCAATTTTGGTAACAGTCTGGCAAGCGCAG GTGCCTTCGGAGGCTTTGGGACCACCACCACCAGCGCGGCACCGGCGTTCAGCTTCTCTGCTCCCACCAACACTGGCACCGGCG GACTCTTTGGTGGTACCCAGAACAAAGGCTTTGGATTTGGTACCAGTTTTGGCACAGGAACTGGAACTGGCTTGGGCAGTGGGTTGGGAACTGGGCTAGGCTTTGGAGGCTTTggaacccagcagcagcagcagcagcagcagcagacca CATTAGGCACTGGGTTGTTCAACCAGCCTGCCCAGACCCCCGCTCAGTCCAACCAGCTCATCAACACAGCCAGCGCCCTCTCGGCCCCGACACTGCTGGGAGATGAGAGGGATGCCATTCTGGCCAAATGGAACCAGCTCCAGGCCTTCTGGGGCACGGGCAAAGGGTACTTCAACAACAACATCGCTCCGGTGGAGTTCACGCAGGAAAACCCCTTCTGCAGGTTTAAG GCTGTGGGTTACAGTTTAATGCCCAACAACAAAGATGAAGATGGCCTCGTGGTCCTGGTGTTTAACAGAAAAGAAGCAGATATTcgaagccagcagcagcagctcgtAGAATCGCTACAcaaaattttgggaggaaaccAGACCCTCACTGTCAATGTCGAAGGTGTTAAAACAATGCCTGATGACCA GACAGAAGTGATCATTTACATTGTGGAGCGCTCCCCCAACGGCACCTCCAGGAGAGTTCCTGCAACGACCCTCTATGCCCACTTCGAGCAAGCCAACATCAAatcatccctgcagcagctgggggtcAGCCTGTCCAtggccaggacagagctgtccccagcacaagtcaagcagctcctgcagaacccTCCTGCCG gtgttGATCCTATTATATGGGAACAAGCCAAAGTTGATAATCCTGATCCTGATAA GCTTATTCCTGTGCCAATGGTGGGTTTCAAGGAACTGCTGAGAAGATTGAAGGTCCAGGATCAGATGACCAAACAGCATCAAACTCGATTAGAT ATAATATCAGAAGATATCAGTGAGCTGCAGAAAAACCAAACGACGACTATGGCAAAAATTGCACAATACAAAAGGAAACTGATGGCGCTTTCACACAGAACCTTGCAG GTGCTAATAAAGCAGGAGATCCAAAGGAAAAGTGGTTATGCCATTCAGGCAGATGAGGAGCAGCTTCGTGTACAGTTGGATACAATTCAGTGTGAACTTAACGCACCCACGCAGTTCAAG GGCAGACTGAATGAGCTCATGTCCCAGATCAGGATGCAAAACCACTTTGGAGCAGTGCGGGCTGAAGAGCGCTATTACATAGATGCAGACCTCTTAAGGGAAATCAAGCAA CacctgaagcagcagcaagaagGGCTGAGTCACCTAATCAGCATCATCAAAGATGATTTGGAGGACATCAAGCTAATAGAACACGGGTTAAACGAGAGCATTCCCATCCGAGGGGGAGTCTTCAGTTGA
- the NUP54 gene encoding nucleoporin p54 isoform X4, whose protein sequence is MAFNFSATAGAGAANPTAGAFGGFGTTTTSAAPAFSFSAPTNTGTGGLFGGTQNKGFGFGTSFGTGTGTGLGSGLGTGLGFGGFGTQQQQQQQQQTTLGTGLFNQPAQTPAQSNQLINTASALSAPTLLGDERDAILAKWNQLQAFWGTGKGYFNNNIAPVEFTQENPFCRFKAVGYSLMPNNKDEDGLVVLVFNRKEADIRSQQQQLVESLHKILGGNQTLTVNVEGVKTMPDDQTEVIIYIVERSPNGTSRRVPATTLYAHFEQANIKSSLQQLGVSLSMARTELSPAQVKQLLQNPPAGVDPIIWEQAKVDNPDPDKLIPVPMVGFKELLRRLKVQDQMTKQHQTRLDIISEDISELQKNQTTTMAKIAQYKRKLMALSHRTLQVLIKQEIQRKSGYAIQADEEQLRVQLDTIQCELNAPTQFKGRLNELMSQIRMQNHFGAVRAEERYYIDADLLREIKQHLKQQQEGLSHLISIIKDDLEDIKLIEHGLNESIPIRGGVFS, encoded by the exons ATGGCCTTCAACTTCAGCGCCACGGCGGGAGCCGGGGCCGCCAACCCGACCG CAGGTGCCTTCGGAGGCTTTGGGACCACCACCACCAGCGCGGCACCGGCGTTCAGCTTCTCTGCTCCCACCAACACTGGCACCGGCG GACTCTTTGGTGGTACCCAGAACAAAGGCTTTGGATTTGGTACCAGTTTTGGCACAGGAACTGGAACTGGCTTGGGCAGTGGGTTGGGAACTGGGCTAGGCTTTGGAGGCTTTggaacccagcagcagcagcagcagcagcagcagacca CATTAGGCACTGGGTTGTTCAACCAGCCTGCCCAGACCCCCGCTCAGTCCAACCAGCTCATCAACACAGCCAGCGCCCTCTCGGCCCCGACACTGCTGGGAGATGAGAGGGATGCCATTCTGGCCAAATGGAACCAGCTCCAGGCCTTCTGGGGCACGGGCAAAGGGTACTTCAACAACAACATCGCTCCGGTGGAGTTCACGCAGGAAAACCCCTTCTGCAGGTTTAAG GCTGTGGGTTACAGTTTAATGCCCAACAACAAAGATGAAGATGGCCTCGTGGTCCTGGTGTTTAACAGAAAAGAAGCAGATATTcgaagccagcagcagcagctcgtAGAATCGCTACAcaaaattttgggaggaaaccAGACCCTCACTGTCAATGTCGAAGGTGTTAAAACAATGCCTGATGACCA GACAGAAGTGATCATTTACATTGTGGAGCGCTCCCCCAACGGCACCTCCAGGAGAGTTCCTGCAACGACCCTCTATGCCCACTTCGAGCAAGCCAACATCAAatcatccctgcagcagctgggggtcAGCCTGTCCAtggccaggacagagctgtccccagcacaagtcaagcagctcctgcagaacccTCCTGCCG gtgttGATCCTATTATATGGGAACAAGCCAAAGTTGATAATCCTGATCCTGATAA GCTTATTCCTGTGCCAATGGTGGGTTTCAAGGAACTGCTGAGAAGATTGAAGGTCCAGGATCAGATGACCAAACAGCATCAAACTCGATTAGAT ATAATATCAGAAGATATCAGTGAGCTGCAGAAAAACCAAACGACGACTATGGCAAAAATTGCACAATACAAAAGGAAACTGATGGCGCTTTCACACAGAACCTTGCAG GTGCTAATAAAGCAGGAGATCCAAAGGAAAAGTGGTTATGCCATTCAGGCAGATGAGGAGCAGCTTCGTGTACAGTTGGATACAATTCAGTGTGAACTTAACGCACCCACGCAGTTCAAG GGCAGACTGAATGAGCTCATGTCCCAGATCAGGATGCAAAACCACTTTGGAGCAGTGCGGGCTGAAGAGCGCTATTACATAGATGCAGACCTCTTAAGGGAAATCAAGCAA CacctgaagcagcagcaagaagGGCTGAGTCACCTAATCAGCATCATCAAAGATGATTTGGAGGACATCAAGCTAATAGAACACGGGTTAAACGAGAGCATTCCCATCCGAGGGGGAGTCTTCAGTTGA